The Achromobacter spanius genome includes the window GTACAAGGCTACAGAATTACGTCAGATTTGGCCCATCTTGTCTCAACCGCACTCTTGAAGCCACTGGAAGTGCTGGCCCAAAGTTCTTCGTCCAACGCCCCGTCCGAGCTCACGAACATTGATGCTGCTCGCAATTTCATTATGGACAGAGTTCAGCGCCCAGCGTTAAGCAGTGCCAAGCTAAGTTCTGAGCTCAAGGATAAGGTTAAACACTCCGATATCTGGCTCCAGAAGTTCAAGCGCGTCGGAGACTTATTTAACTATTTACAGCGATTCAGTGAAGACCAGAATGACGCCATCTACCTCGAAATGAAGGCGTGCGGACTTCTGACTTTTGAAGACGTCAAGGCCGAGTTTGCCGAGCGCTTTCAGCCTTGGCTCAATGACTGCACTCGCCCCAGCGACTTCGTCATCGGTGAACCGTACTCGCCATACGACATTCTCATCTTTACGAAGAACTACGATACCCGCGCAGGAGGAATGTTCGTCCTACCTGCAACCGGCACTGCGGCGCTTGTGGTCATCAAGGCGACGTTAAGCGGTGGCGCCTATGCTAATGAATGGCTCGAACCCTCACGTCGCCTGAAGTACTACTTCAAGGCCATCACGCGAAACAGCAAGCAAGAGTTCGGAGAACACTTCAAGGCCAACGCGGCCATTCTCCAAAATCCGAACATTCCGATCTTAACGTTCGTCCGATCATCGGATTCGACGCCCTTTACCTACCAAGGGACCTTCGCCTATGCGGGCCACCACGCTGAACCCGATGGTTCTCGATGGTTCGATCTTGCGCTTTGCGACTCACAACCAACGGAAGTTGTGGCGGAGCTAGGCTTCTTGGAAAACGATCTTACCGCACGGGTGGCAGCAGCCCTCGCAAGCTCCCGCACTGATAGATTGGCACGGCTTGAAGCTGCACCGAAGAAGCCGCCTCGTGTCGTTGTTCGAGCTACAGCCTTTATACGCAACGCCGATGTGATTGTGGAGGTGCTGGAACGTGCGCAAGGACATTGCGAAGAATGCCAACAACCCGCACCTTTTATCGGCAAAGCTAAGAATGAGCCCTACCTGGAAGTACACCACAAGATGCGTTTGGCTGACGGAGGCGAGGACACTGTGCAGAATGCGATAGCGTTATGCCCCAATTGCCATCGGGAGATGCACTTCGGCTAGGAGGAGCCGCGCTCAAGCCCTTCAACGTATACCCGCACATCTTCGAGCAAATCTTGAGTGACGATGGCCGACCTTTAGAAGTCGGCCGTCCATAGCAGCCCCACTTCAGCGCGCGTCCGCGCACATCCCCATGCCTTCAACCATCCCCGCCATCTGGTGGGGCCTGGCCCTGCTCGCCTTGGCGGCGGTGGCCCTGGTCCCCGCCTGCGAATACCTCAACCGCCGCTATGTCGCGGCCGATCCTTGGAAAGCAACATGAACGCAATCACTGCAATCGCGCCTGCCGCGCGCCGCCGCAAGCTGCCGTCCATCACGCAGGCGGCGTGCAAGCTGACCAACCTTATCGCCCCGCGTGACCACGCAGGCCGGGGCAATTGGAGCCAGGACGCGGACATTCCCGCTCTGTGGGCTTGGGCCGCCGGCCTCGGCTTTGCGGCATTCGTCCTCTTCGGCCGTCAGATCCTCGGCTGGCTCCTGAGCGTCGCGATATGAACGGCATTGAATTCATCGTGCGGGACCGCGCAGGCTGGTGGCCGCCGATTCCGCTACCCCGCCGTCGCATTCCTGCCTCCGAGGTCAGGCAAGTGAAACCCCGCGCTCCTAGGAAGCCCCGAAGCGCGCAGAAACCCATTTAAACGGAGTTCCCCATGTGGTTCAGAAATCTCAAGATTTACCACCTCTCGGCCGCCTGGACGTTGTTCGGCGATGACCTGGAAGCCGCTCTGGCGCGCCAAGCATTCCAGCCCGGCAACAACTTGGAAATACAGTCCATCGGATGGGTTCCGCCCCGCGAGAACGGCGGCTTGGCCCACGTCGTGAACGGGCAGATTCTGCTGTCGCTGCGCGCCGAAAAGAAGCTGCTCCCCGCCACGGTCATCAACCAGGTGGCGAAGTTCCGCGCCCAGGAAATCGAAGATCAGCAGGGCTACAGGCCCGGCAAGAAGCAGATGAAGGAAATCAAGGAGCGCGTTACCGACGAGCTACTGCCCCGCGCGTTCAGCATCTACCGCGATACCCGCGTGTGGATCGACCCGCTGAATCACTGGGTTGTAATTGACGCAGTCGCCTCCGCCAGGGCCGACGAGGTAATCGGAATCCTCGCCAAATGCATTGATCCGTTCCCACTGGAAAACCTGTACGTCGCACAGTCCCCGGCGGCGGCCATGACCGGCTGGCTGGCCGAAGATGAAGCGCCCAACAACTTCAGCATCGACCAGGACACCGAACTCCGGTCATCGGGCGAAAGCGGCGCAGCAGTCCGCTACGTGAAGCACTCCATCGATGCGGAAGACGCGCGCCGGCACATCCAGTCTGGCAAGCAATGCACCCGCCTCGCCTTGACCTGGGCCGACCGGATCTCGTTTGTCCTGACCGAAGCGCTGGACATCAAGCGCATATCACCTCTGGACGTGCTCAAGGAAGGTGCCGAGGGTGTCGCCTCCAACGACGACGAGAAATTCGATTCAGACATGACCCTCATGACCGGCGAACTGGCAAAGCTCCTGGCCGAACTGGTCGATGCCCTGGGCGGCGAAAAGCGAATCTAACGAACCTCAAACGACTTTAAGCGGGGCCAAGCCGTCAACAAAAGCCTTTCCCCTTGCCTCGCCGTCTTCGTAGGCCGAAACGGAATCAGCGAATTCCAACCCGTTCCCGACCTGTACCCAGTCCGCCCCTTCGGGCTGCACGGTCACATTCGCCCGCCACAGGCCGGTGGTGAAGCCAGGCATCTCGCCCGACACCTCGCGGACGCGCACGTAAACGCGGTGCCCCTGGTAATCGAATTCCTTATCCATCACCCCGCCCCTTTGGTAGTCCGTTTCTAAATCGTATCCCATTGACGATTTTCCATGTCCGATCAATCCACCGCGCCTGTCTCTTTTAGGCAAAAGATTCTCAACAGAGAAATCAAGCGCGCCCACGCTATGCAGGTCCGCTACGAAGACCTGTATGTCGAACCCGGCTTTAACCTGCGCACCCCTATCGAACTGCTGGAAGGCGAAGAGCGCGAAAAGGCCGAGGCCGACGACGAAAGCCTGTTTCAGCACATCATGGCCGGCGGCCCGCTTCCGCCGCTGGAAGTCCGCCCGCGCAACGAAGGCGGCGTCTGGATCGTTGAAGGGCACCGCCGTCACATACAGATTGGTAGAGCGATTGCCGCAGGCGCGCCGCTTCAGGATGACGATGGGGTCGTCTGGATAGACGTGATGGCATTCGTCGGCAACGACGCCGACCGTACCGCCCGCGTCATCAGCAGCGCCAAGGGCCGTCACCTCCTGCCACTGGAAACGGCTTTTGGGTATGCCAAGCTGGCCGGCTTCAGGTGGGACAACGAGCGCATTGCCCGCCTTGAACAGGTGTCCCCGCAGTGGGTCGCAAAGATGATCAGCCTGGCCCACGCCAACAGCGACGTACACGCACTGGTGCTTTCCGGCGCGGTCAAGGCGTCTACTGCCATCGAAGCAATCGCCAAGCATGGCGAAGCCGCCGGCGCCTTTCTGCAATCCCAGCTTGAAAAGGCCAAGGCCACCGGCAAGTCCAGGGTGACGCCCAGCAGCATCCACGGCCGCGCCCTGCCCCGCAAGGTCGTATCCCCGCTCATCAGCGGCGTGGACGCCTTCATCAAGGGACTGGACGCCAACCAGCGCGCAACCCTTGTGGACATCAAGGAAGGTCGCGTAGCCAGCGAGACG containing:
- a CDS encoding HNH endonuclease, with the protein product MTFDKRFAIIDSSGRPRYPFKATFGEGKGHFVLRTGSDSDQSRRSIFVKTIEEAIRGAVFEGYRLRVRTDDDQRQMTGSLSIQRGKNVQGYRITSDLAHLVSTALLKPLEVLAQSSSSNAPSELTNIDAARNFIMDRVQRPALSSAKLSSELKDKVKHSDIWLQKFKRVGDLFNYLQRFSEDQNDAIYLEMKACGLLTFEDVKAEFAERFQPWLNDCTRPSDFVIGEPYSPYDILIFTKNYDTRAGGMFVLPATGTAALVVIKATLSGGAYANEWLEPSRRLKYYFKAITRNSKQEFGEHFKANAAILQNPNIPILTFVRSSDSTPFTYQGTFAYAGHHAEPDGSRWFDLALCDSQPTEVVAELGFLENDLTARVAAALASSRTDRLARLEAAPKKPPRVVVRATAFIRNADVIVEVLERAQGHCEECQQPAPFIGKAKNEPYLEVHHKMRLADGGEDTVQNAIALCPNCHREMHFG
- a CDS encoding recombination-associated protein RdgC, giving the protein MWFRNLKIYHLSAAWTLFGDDLEAALARQAFQPGNNLEIQSIGWVPPRENGGLAHVVNGQILLSLRAEKKLLPATVINQVAKFRAQEIEDQQGYRPGKKQMKEIKERVTDELLPRAFSIYRDTRVWIDPLNHWVVIDAVASARADEVIGILAKCIDPFPLENLYVAQSPAAAMTGWLAEDEAPNNFSIDQDTELRSSGESGAAVRYVKHSIDAEDARRHIQSGKQCTRLALTWADRISFVLTEALDIKRISPLDVLKEGAEGVASNDDEKFDSDMTLMTGELAKLLAELVDALGGEKRI
- a CDS encoding ParB/RepB/Spo0J family partition protein encodes the protein MQVRYEDLYVEPGFNLRTPIELLEGEEREKAEADDESLFQHIMAGGPLPPLEVRPRNEGGVWIVEGHRRHIQIGRAIAAGAPLQDDDGVVWIDVMAFVGNDADRTARVISSAKGRHLLPLETAFGYAKLAGFRWDNERIARLEQVSPQWVAKMISLAHANSDVHALVLSGAVKASTAIEAIAKHGEAAGAFLQSQLEKAKATGKSRVTPSSIHGRALPRKVVSPLISGVDAFIKGLDANQRATLVDIKEGRVASETITIPASALIDLFDAHGAVETVRAKQAEKQRRQTEAAAAAGQAEIPSEQGATP